The Bacillus zhangzhouensis region ATACAAGCCTTTTCCTTTTCCAGTCTCATCATAGCTTTGGAGGAATTGCCCTACTTTTTGAATGACCTCTTGTCTTCCCACAACGTTCAAGTCAGTGAACGTCGCTTGAAGAACATTTTGCGGAATATACATGCTTTTCATCAGTTCTTGCTGTTTTTTCTGTCTATCGAGCCGCAGCTTGACTGGACAAGGGGAATATTCAATATCAATACTCTGACCTTTGATCACAAGCTTCGGATGATACCCATCTAAAATGGCATTGACGTTTTCGTCATCTAAGCAATAAGAGCAGCCCTTCGACTGCTGCACATATTCAAAGAGCCGGTTCAAGCTGCGATTGATCATGTCTTCATGTATCTCTTCTTGATGCTTCTGTAAAAAAGACTTCACATCTTCATCTGATAGCACACTTTCTTTAATCTGATTGTATCTCACGCGAAAATCTACTCGTCCTTTTAGCTGTTCAAATGAACGACCGATCGGTTTCATCCCATCTCACCTCACCTTAATGTGCATTGTACTTTTTCATATTTTTAAACTGATCTAACAGTTTTTCTTTTTCTCGTTCGAGGTCTTCTGTAGACAGATTGTTCGTTTGCTCTTTTGCCGTCTGTTCTTTTGTTTCAGTTTCTTTCATCCAATCAGGCAGTTTCTCTTCCCTGACGACTTTTCCTGAACCATATGTGCTGCGCTGATTTTTCTGCTGCGCCCACTCTGTCATTTGTCTGTTCTCTTCTTTGGCAATTTTCATGGCCGCAGCGACGGTTTTGATTTTCTTTCTCACCCAATGAGCGGCGATTTTTTG contains the following coding sequences:
- the dnaI gene encoding primosomal protein DnaI, which encodes MKPIGRSFEQLKGRVDFRVRYNQIKESVLSDEDVKSFLQKHQEEIHEDMINRSLNRLFEYVQQSKGCSYCLDDENVNAILDGYHPKLVIKGQSIDIEYSPCPVKLRLDRQKKQQELMKSMYIPQNVLQATFTDLNVVGRQEVIQKVGQFLQSYDETGKGKGLYLYGKFGVGKTYILAAIAQQLAEKEYPSLLVYVPEFVRELKNSLADHTLEEKLNMVKSTPILMLDDIGAESMTSWVRDELLGTILQYRMAEQLPTFFSSNFSPSELKHHFTYSQRGEKEEVKAARLMERILYLAEPVLLEGENRRHL